A single Blattabacterium sp. (Mastotermes darwiniensis) str. MADAR DNA region contains:
- a CDS encoding alpha/beta fold hydrolase: MILHSNIFGYGSFILVLHGLFGSGENWVSFAKEFSKNYQVHLLDIRNHGKSFFSRKMNYDLISEDILEYIRYYNIFNPILIGHSMGGRAVMNFSMTHPLIPKKIVIVDISPKAYTSTNKNKNMNIIPILKSVDFNIINTRKDLDTFLTPLIQDSGIRSFFSKSTYRKRNGKLAFRFFLLGIEKNYFSLIHQKVKDGCYKNPALFLRGEYSDYILPKDYILIKKLFTNAKIITVRKSKHWVHIDNPIDFYKEISYFINEKY; encoded by the coding sequence ATGATTTTGCATTCTAATATTTTTGGATATGGTTCCTTTATTTTGGTTCTTCATGGTTTATTTGGAAGTGGAGAAAACTGGGTATCTTTTGCAAAAGAATTTTCTAAAAATTATCAAGTTCATTTACTGGATATAAGAAATCATGGGAAAAGTTTTTTTTCAAGAAAAATGAATTATGATCTTATATCCGAAGATATATTGGAATATATACGTTATTATAATATATTTAATCCTATATTGATAGGACATTCTATGGGAGGGAGAGCTGTTATGAACTTTTCTATGACCCATCCGTTGATCCCTAAAAAAATTGTGATTGTGGATATTAGTCCTAAGGCCTATACTTCTACTAATAAGAATAAGAACATGAACATCATTCCAATACTAAAAAGTGTAGATTTTAATATCATTAATACTAGAAAAGATCTTGATACTTTTTTGACTCCATTAATTCAAGATTCAGGAATTCGATCCTTTTTTTCCAAATCTACTTACCGAAAAAGAAATGGAAAATTAGCCTTTCGTTTTTTTTTATTGGGAATTGAAAAAAATTATTTTTCCTTAATTCATCAAAAAGTTAAGGATGGATGTTATAAAAATCCTGCACTATTTTTACGTGGAGAATATTCTGATTATATCCTTCCTAAGGATTATATTCTTATAAAAAAATTGTTTACAAATGCAAAAATTATTACTGTAAGAAAATCTAAACATTGGGTACATATAGATAATCCCATAGATTTTTACAAAGAAATATCCTATTTCATCAACGAAAAATACTAG
- a CDS encoding mechanosensitive ion channel family protein: MEILLNEWIYEFIPHLEFFKKWINTTVIIIGKILLFITVLIIFEFIFHRVVCLIVRKIVSSTPFVWDNILYENKVFASLAHFFPLSIGFILVDPFFKYYPKIILYIEKIFYILLVLILLQFLIGIVNSIMRIVTNEKNHPTIAIRSFSQLLKIISFIFCFLIIIAILTKNDLTTVLTSLGTITAIFMLVFRDTILGFVSVVQMASTKMIKVGDWIGIQKYSIEGTVIEINLISAKIENFDRTITSIPTYDLISTSVINFEVMRKKNIRRIKRSILFNIHSFHFCDSDNLKKFQHFSLIKNYIHSQQKEIEIFNIEKNMDPSIDMINGRPLTNIGIFRQYALAYLHEHPKISQSETLMVRYLEPTPYGLPIELYCFTNTSDSIKYEQIQANIFDHLLTAAKAFNLKVTQITNKKW, encoded by the coding sequence ATGGAGATATTATTGAATGAATGGATCTATGAATTTATTCCTCATTTAGAGTTTTTCAAAAAATGGATCAATACAACCGTTATTATAATCGGTAAAATATTACTATTTATAACAGTTTTAATTATTTTTGAATTTATTTTTCATAGAGTTGTTTGTCTTATCGTAAGAAAAATTGTAAGTTCTACTCCTTTTGTTTGGGATAATATATTGTATGAGAATAAAGTTTTTGCTAGCTTAGCTCATTTTTTTCCATTATCAATTGGATTTATCCTGGTTGATCCATTTTTTAAATACTATCCGAAAATTATCCTATATATAGAAAAAATATTCTATATTTTGTTGGTTTTGATTCTATTACAATTTTTAATTGGAATAGTTAATTCAATCATGAGAATAGTTACTAATGAAAAGAATCATCCAACCATTGCAATACGTTCTTTTTCACAATTATTAAAAATCATATCGTTTATCTTTTGTTTTTTAATTATTATTGCTATTTTAACAAAAAATGACCTTACTACTGTTCTTACTAGTTTAGGTACTATAACAGCTATTTTTATGCTTGTTTTTAGGGATACCATTCTAGGATTTGTATCTGTAGTACAAATGGCTTCTACAAAAATGATTAAAGTAGGAGATTGGATAGGAATACAAAAATACAGTATAGAAGGAACAGTAATAGAAATTAATTTAATTTCTGCAAAAATAGAAAATTTCGATAGAACTATTACAAGTATTCCTACTTATGATCTAATATCTACTTCTGTAATAAATTTTGAAGTAATGCGTAAGAAAAATATACGCAGAATTAAAAGATCTATTTTATTCAATATCCATTCCTTTCATTTTTGTGATTCTGATAATTTAAAAAAATTTCAACATTTTTCTCTAATAAAAAATTATATTCATAGCCAACAAAAAGAAATAGAAATTTTCAATATAGAAAAGAATATGGATCCTAGCATAGATATGATTAATGGAAGGCCATTGACCAATATTGGGATTTTTCGTCAATATGCTTTAGCTTATTTGCATGAACATCCAAAAATATCTCAATCAGAAACTTTGATGGTTAGATATTTGGAGCCTACCCCTTATGGTCTTCCTATAGAATTGTATTGTTTTACAAATACTTCTGACTCTATAAAATATGAACAAATACAAGCTAATATTTTTGACCATTTATTAACGGCTGCCAAAGCATTTAACTTAAAGGTAACACAAATAACTAATAAGAAATGGTAA
- a CDS encoding pyridoxine 5'-phosphate synthase, with product MVKLSVNLNKIATLRNARGGNIPNLLQVAIDVQNFGAQGITIHPRPDERHITYKDVYDIKSIIRTELNIEGRPIDKFMKLVLDVLPHQVTLVPDSEHVLTSNSGWNTILYQDLLTEKINKLKEHGIRTSIFLDPNPRLVPYAANTGADRIELFTGKFSVEYANKRFDCINPYIITAKEAMNHHLLVNAGHDLNLENISFLIEKIPNIVEVSIGHSLIVDSLYMGLENSIQTYLKKIQNAYKI from the coding sequence ATGGTAAAATTAAGCGTAAATTTAAATAAGATAGCTACATTAAGAAATGCTAGGGGAGGAAACATACCAAATCTTTTACAAGTAGCGATCGATGTTCAAAATTTTGGAGCACAAGGAATTACCATACATCCACGTCCTGATGAAAGACACATAACGTATAAAGATGTTTATGATATAAAATCTATTATTAGAACAGAATTAAATATTGAAGGAAGGCCTATTGATAAATTCATGAAATTGGTATTGGACGTTTTACCCCATCAAGTAACATTAGTCCCTGATTCCGAACATGTTTTAACATCAAATTCCGGATGGAATACAATCCTTTATCAGGATTTATTAACCGAAAAAATTAATAAATTGAAAGAACATGGAATTCGTACTTCTATATTTTTGGACCCAAATCCAAGATTGGTTCCTTATGCAGCTAATACAGGTGCAGATAGAATAGAATTGTTTACAGGAAAATTTTCGGTCGAATATGCTAATAAAAGATTTGATTGCATTAATCCGTATATTATCACGGCCAAAGAGGCAATGAATCATCATCTATTGGTTAATGCAGGACATGATTTAAATTTAGAAAATATTTCTTTTTTGATTGAAAAAATTCCAAATATAGTAGAAGTTTCCATCGGACATTCCTTGATTGTTGATTCTCTTTATATGGGATTGGAAAATTCCATTCAAACTTACTTAAAAAAGATTCAAAATGCTTATAAAATATGA